From bacterium, one genomic window encodes:
- a CDS encoding phosphoribosylaminoimidazolesuccinocarboxamide synthase — MSTVSQTHLDLKLLARGKVRDIYELDRDHLVIVTSDRLSAFDVVLPDPIPGKGAVLTRLTRFWMDKLARIVPNHLPLDRSKYDAMKKDLAAQEPGLTPDHIEIVRKAKVFPVECVVRGYITGSGWKDYQKTGEVCGYRLPAGLRQCDRLPEPLFTPSTKATVGHDENITVEQAANIIGKAEATRLAEASLALYKAGAEWAEQRGIIMADTKFEFGLIDGQVHVVDEVLTPDSSRFWPMDKYEPGRDQPSFDKQIVRNHLLDIGWNKTPPAPALPPEIITKTSQAYREILNLLTS, encoded by the coding sequence ATGTCCACCGTCTCCCAAACCCATCTCGATCTCAAGCTCCTTGCCCGCGGCAAAGTCCGCGACATCTACGAGCTCGACCGCGATCATCTCGTGATCGTCACCTCCGACCGCCTGTCCGCCTTCGATGTCGTCCTGCCCGATCCGATTCCCGGCAAGGGCGCGGTGCTGACGAGGCTCACCCGCTTCTGGATGGACAAGCTCGCGCGCATTGTTCCGAATCATCTTCCGCTCGACCGCTCCAAGTACGACGCGATGAAAAAAGACCTCGCCGCGCAGGAGCCGGGACTGACTCCCGATCACATCGAAATCGTGCGCAAGGCCAAAGTCTTCCCCGTCGAGTGCGTCGTGCGTGGCTACATCACCGGATCGGGCTGGAAGGACTATCAGAAGACCGGAGAGGTCTGCGGCTACCGGCTTCCGGCGGGACTGCGTCAATGCGACCGCCTGCCCGAACCGCTCTTTACGCCTTCCACCAAGGCCACCGTCGGCCACGACGAAAACATTACGGTCGAGCAGGCCGCGAATATCATCGGCAAGGCGGAAGCGACTCGGCTGGCCGAAGCTTCGCTCGCTCTCTATAAGGCGGGAGCGGAGTGGGCGGAACAGCGCGGGATCATCATGGCCGACACCAAATTCGAGTTCGGTCTGATTGACGGGCAGGTTCACGTGGTGGACGAGGTTCTGACTCCCGACAGCAGCCGCTTCTGGCCAATGGACAAGTATGAGCCGGGCCGCGATCAGCCCAGCTTCGATAAACAAATCGTCCGCAACCATCTTCTTGACATCGGCTGGAACAAGACTCCGCCCGCCCCCGCCCTCCCGCCCGAGATCATCACCAAAACATCTCAGGCATACCGTGAAATCCTGAACCTTCTGACCTCATAG
- the tmk gene encoding dTMP kinase: protein MFITFEGIDGSGKSTQIERTARWLKSLGWDVLVSREPGGSELGEVIRDILLDPRWKAMTGRAEFLLYSASRAQLVEEIVCPHLVKQKAVVILDRYDDSSTAYQGGGRELGIERIEQINAFATGGLIPDVSFVLDVDWETSQSRQRDSRSSPDRLEQNAHDFFERVRQAYHELSNLHPGRIVLLDGTKSADEVFARIQSRLCPFLDVRMTE, encoded by the coding sequence ATGTTCATCACCTTTGAAGGCATAGACGGCAGCGGCAAATCCACTCAGATCGAGCGCACCGCCCGCTGGCTGAAATCGCTCGGCTGGGACGTTCTGGTCTCGCGCGAGCCGGGCGGCAGCGAACTGGGCGAAGTGATCCGCGACATCCTTCTCGATCCGCGCTGGAAAGCCATGACGGGACGCGCCGAGTTCTTACTCTATTCGGCTTCCCGCGCGCAACTGGTGGAGGAAATCGTTTGCCCTCATCTTGTCAAGCAAAAAGCCGTCGTCATTCTCGACCGCTACGATGATTCTTCCACCGCCTATCAGGGCGGCGGGCGCGAGCTGGGCATCGAAAGAATCGAGCAGATCAACGCCTTCGCAACCGGCGGACTCATTCCCGACGTCAGCTTCGTCCTCGACGTGGACTGGGAAACGTCGCAATCACGGCAGCGCGATTCGCGTTCCTCTCCCGACCGTCTCGAACAGAATGCCCACGACTTCTTCGAACGGGTACGCCAAGCCTATCACGAGCTTAGCAATCTTCACCCCGGACGGATCGTTCTCCTCGACGGCACGAAATCTGCTGATGAGGTGTTTGCCCGGATTCAGTCACGACTATGCCCGTTTCTCGACGTTCGCATGACCGAGTGA
- a CDS encoding S41 family peptidase produces the protein MTSLLLALLLVAGFAHAARPSAQDSLYEQIRHNVGLFGDVYREISLRYVDQVDIEEFMRAGIEGMLSTLDPYTVFIPEDETEDLDLITSGRYGGVGIEIGVRGKDKVLTVISPMDDSPAQRVGIRTGDRIIMIDSMSTQGFTTNDAAKYLRGAPGTQVKVIVERAGLSEPIEFVITRRDIELKDVPYYGFVKPGVGYIKLAHFSRRAPLELDEALTELKGDGVQSLILDLRGNPGGLLSSAVAVTQRFCDRGETVLSVRGRDAENSQVFTLPDAPLAGGIPLTVLVDGGSASASEIVAGAIQDLDRGVVIGDPTFGKGLVQSVVSFESGEALKLTTAKYYTPSGRLIQRVDYFHDQDHVIIGGTGEIPDRFTTRNGRPVEGGGGIAPDIEVPAPQPGPLGVELWRQGSFFDFINDYRSRHPHLTSEKIGDPALTEFRTWLDSAGFHYDVDGWAELDTLRHMIEQAGMADSLAANLADIERVLEQRREQAFLSETDFIRSSLERELAANLFGTRGRIEASFNDDPVITRALEVLADTNQYQKVLTVTAAPKAN, from the coding sequence TTGACCTCTCTTCTCCTTGCGCTTCTGCTTGTGGCGGGTTTCGCCCATGCCGCCCGGCCCTCCGCGCAGGATTCCCTCTATGAACAGATCCGCCACAACGTCGGTTTGTTCGGCGACGTCTACCGCGAGATTTCTCTCCGCTACGTGGATCAAGTGGATATCGAGGAATTCATGCGGGCCGGTATCGAGGGCATGCTTTCGACTCTCGATCCCTACACCGTGTTCATCCCCGAAGACGAGACCGAAGACCTCGATCTCATCACCTCCGGCCGCTATGGCGGAGTGGGAATCGAAATCGGCGTTCGCGGCAAGGACAAGGTGCTGACCGTGATCTCGCCTATGGACGATTCCCCCGCTCAGCGAGTGGGAATCCGCACCGGCGACCGCATCATCATGATTGATAGCATGTCCACTCAGGGATTTACCACCAACGACGCCGCCAAGTATTTGCGGGGCGCGCCCGGCACGCAAGTCAAGGTTATCGTCGAGCGCGCCGGATTGTCCGAACCCATCGAGTTCGTAATCACCCGCCGCGACATCGAACTCAAGGACGTGCCCTACTACGGCTTCGTCAAACCGGGTGTCGGCTACATCAAGCTGGCCCATTTCTCCCGCCGCGCGCCCCTTGAACTCGACGAAGCTCTGACCGAGCTCAAGGGTGACGGCGTTCAATCCTTGATCCTCGACCTGCGCGGCAATCCCGGCGGACTCCTGAGCAGCGCCGTCGCCGTCACGCAGCGCTTCTGTGATCGGGGCGAAACCGTGCTCTCCGTTCGCGGACGCGACGCAGAAAACTCGCAGGTCTTCACGCTCCCCGATGCTCCGCTCGCCGGCGGCATTCCCCTAACCGTACTGGTGGACGGCGGCTCGGCCTCGGCATCGGAAATCGTAGCCGGCGCCATCCAGGACTTGGATCGTGGAGTCGTTATCGGCGATCCCACTTTCGGCAAGGGTCTCGTGCAATCCGTCGTCTCGTTTGAAAGCGGCGAAGCTCTCAAGCTCACCACCGCCAAATACTACACTCCGTCGGGCCGCCTCATCCAGCGCGTGGACTATTTCCACGATCAGGATCACGTTATTATCGGCGGCACCGGCGAGATTCCCGACCGGTTCACCACTCGCAACGGCCGTCCCGTGGAAGGTGGCGGCGGCATCGCTCCCGATATCGAAGTTCCCGCACCTCAGCCCGGACCTTTGGGCGTGGAACTCTGGCGGCAGGGATCCTTCTTCGATTTCATCAATGATTACCGCTCCCGCCATCCCCATCTCACGTCGGAGAAAATCGGCGATCCGGCGCTGACCGAGTTCCGTACGTGGCTCGATTCCGCCGGATTCCACTATGACGTGGACGGCTGGGCCGAGCTCGACACCCTCCGCCACATGATCGAGCAGGCGGGAATGGCCGACAGTCTCGCGGCCAATCTCGCCGATATTGAACGCGTTCTCGAACAGCGGCGCGAACAGGCGTTCCTGAGTGAAACCGACTTCATCCGCAGCAGTCTCGAACGCGAACTGGCGGCCAATCTCTTCGGCACGCGCGGACGCATCGAAGCTTCCTTCAACGACGACCCGGTCATCACGCGCGCGCTCGAAGTCCTCGCCGACACAAACCAGTACCAAAAGGTCCTGACCGTGACCGCCGCTCCCAAGGCGAATTAG
- a CDS encoding sulfite exporter TauE/SafE family protein, which produces MDIPFLWLFLLGFGTGVVGGFLGIGGGVIITVVLLEWFKAQGIPLDLRFHLAFGTTLLAIFGTAASATATYARMKRVLWPAATIMGAAAVATSLLGSWLAAESSGPVLKTFLAAFCVVNAILLLRNSRASSDGNSRKALPKYLVIGALAGLVSAYLGLAGGVVMVPLMLLWVRLPAEKAPGTSSAVGILTSLVGAVGYAWQGSGAAHLPEGAWGFVLPSLAIPVMIGTIAGAPIGSLLNRRFGRKSFRYAFAIFLILMAARVYFKG; this is translated from the coding sequence GTGGACATCCCGTTCCTCTGGCTCTTCCTGCTCGGCTTCGGCACCGGCGTCGTCGGTGGCTTTCTCGGTATCGGCGGCGGCGTAATCATTACCGTCGTGCTGCTCGAGTGGTTCAAGGCTCAGGGCATTCCTCTCGATCTGCGTTTCCATCTCGCCTTCGGCACCACGCTGCTTGCGATCTTCGGAACCGCCGCCTCAGCCACTGCCACCTACGCTCGCATGAAGCGCGTGCTCTGGCCGGCCGCCACGATCATGGGAGCAGCCGCAGTTGCGACCTCGCTCCTCGGTTCGTGGCTGGCCGCCGAGTCGTCGGGTCCCGTTCTGAAAACGTTCTTAGCCGCGTTCTGCGTGGTCAATGCGATTCTGCTCCTTCGCAATAGCCGCGCAAGCTCTGACGGCAACTCCCGCAAAGCGTTGCCGAAGTATCTGGTGATCGGAGCGCTGGCCGGACTGGTCTCCGCCTATCTCGGTCTGGCCGGAGGTGTGGTGATGGTTCCGCTCATGCTCTTGTGGGTTAGACTTCCCGCCGAAAAGGCTCCCGGAACCAGCAGCGCCGTCGGCATTCTAACCAGTCTCGTTGGAGCCGTCGGCTACGCGTGGCAGGGCAGTGGCGCGGCTCATCTTCCCGAGGGCGCGTGGGGATTCGTCCTGCCCTCGCTGGCGATTCCGGTGATGATCGGCACAATCGCCGGTGCGCCCATTGGCAGTCTGCTCAATCGCCGTTTCGGACGGAAATCGTTCCGCTACGCTTTCGCTATCTTCCTCATCCTCATGGCCGCCCGCGTTTACTTCAAAGGATAA
- a CDS encoding T9SS type A sorting domain-containing protein — translation MIGTESVGSLSQLSLIHVPGPDEPPNATDDRTPQATISAFTFSPNPTTGSLFIHGPLELVKEVAIFNILGQRVSLVEPHPGAAPFVLPSLSSLPTGPYFVHLRTSRQTFVHKIILER, via the coding sequence GTGATTGGTACGGAGTCGGTGGGATCCCTGAGTCAATTGAGCCTTATCCACGTCCCCGGACCAGACGAGCCGCCCAATGCCACGGACGACCGCACTCCGCAAGCGACGATCTCGGCATTCACTTTTTCACCCAATCCCACCACCGGCTCGCTGTTCATTCACGGGCCGCTCGAACTCGTGAAAGAGGTCGCCATCTTCAATATCCTCGGTCAGCGCGTGTCGCTCGTTGAGCCTCATCCGGGAGCGGCACCGTTCGTCTTGCCGAGTCTTTCTTCCCTTCCCACCGGCCCCTACTTCGTCCACCTCCGCACCTCCCGCCAAACCTTTGTCCACAAGATCATTCTCGAAAGATAG
- a CDS encoding sigma-54-dependent Fis family transcriptional regulator, producing MTSSSSDTSSSGFLTSDDVLSVGRKLLELRPLGEVFEAVLETCASVMLAETAMILLRNEAGELEVAAQKYTGQGEPRGVNDIATSFLSKAVEKGEADIAESTVEDPRFSGTSSMILKGIQSAAIAPLAGREGIIGAIYLDSRSNRTRFQKSNLGPLTTLATFSTLAIENARRYESARKSSRGAGATLLVGSSPTMQEMFALIERVAASNLPALILGESGTGKELVAREVHAQSSRAEKPFMALYCGNVSPQLFESELFGHKRGSFTGATADKPGLVEAAAGGTLFLDEVADIPADLQTKLLRFLQEGEFRAVGDTRTHKANVRIITATNRDLQKEVKDGRFREDLFYRLFILPIKVPPLRERLSDVPFLVRHFLEKHQPPKHSLGVSPEALRRLMAYNWPGNVRELENSVARALVVALGDRIEAGDLFLSEAADLEVDAQDLSWKVAERNHILRVLSQVGGNRSRAAEVLGISRRYLHYRLKEWGETKDEG from the coding sequence GTGACATCATCTTCCAGCGACACCTCCTCCTCCGGATTCTTGACCAGCGACGACGTGCTGTCGGTCGGGCGGAAGCTGCTCGAACTTCGGCCGCTCGGTGAAGTTTTTGAAGCCGTGCTCGAAACGTGCGCCAGTGTGATGCTGGCGGAAACGGCCATGATTCTGTTGCGTAACGAGGCGGGCGAACTTGAGGTCGCGGCGCAGAAGTACACCGGCCAGGGCGAACCGCGTGGAGTAAACGACATTGCCACGTCCTTTCTCAGCAAAGCCGTGGAGAAAGGCGAAGCCGATATTGCCGAGTCCACGGTGGAGGATCCGCGCTTCTCGGGAACCTCCTCGATGATTCTCAAGGGGATTCAATCGGCGGCCATCGCGCCGCTGGCGGGACGGGAGGGAATCATCGGAGCGATCTATCTGGACAGCCGCAGCAACCGCACGCGCTTCCAGAAGAGCAATCTCGGGCCGTTGACGACATTAGCCACGTTTTCCACGCTGGCCATCGAGAATGCCCGCCGCTATGAAAGCGCGCGCAAATCGTCGCGGGGAGCGGGAGCGACGCTCTTGGTGGGTTCGTCGCCGACCATGCAGGAGATGTTCGCACTGATCGAGCGGGTGGCGGCGTCGAATTTACCCGCGCTGATTTTGGGCGAATCGGGAACGGGAAAGGAACTGGTGGCGCGGGAGGTTCATGCGCAAAGTTCACGGGCCGAAAAACCGTTCATGGCGCTCTATTGCGGCAACGTTTCGCCGCAGCTTTTCGAGAGTGAGCTGTTCGGCCATAAGAGGGGATCGTTCACCGGCGCGACCGCCGACAAGCCGGGCCTTGTGGAAGCGGCGGCGGGCGGAACATTGTTCCTCGATGAAGTGGCCGATATTCCCGCCGACCTGCAGACCAAGCTTCTGCGCTTCCTGCAGGAGGGAGAATTCCGCGCGGTGGGAGATACGCGAACGCACAAGGCCAACGTGCGGATCATCACCGCCACCAACCGCGACTTGCAGAAGGAAGTGAAGGACGGACGATTCCGCGAGGACCTTTTCTATCGCTTATTCATTCTGCCGATCAAGGTTCCGCCGCTGCGCGAGAGGCTGTCGGACGTACCGTTTCTGGTGCGGCATTTCCTCGAAAAGCATCAACCACCGAAGCACTCATTGGGAGTCTCGCCGGAGGCGCTGCGCCGGTTAATGGCCTACAACTGGCCGGGAAACGTTCGCGAGCTCGAGAACTCGGTCGCGCGCGCGCTGGTGGTGGCGCTGGGGGATCGCATCGAAGCGGGAGACCTGTTCCTTTCGGAAGCGGCCGACCTCGAAGTAGATGCGCAGGACTTGAGCTGGAAGGTGGCCGAGCGGAATCACATTTTACGGGTGTTATCGCAAGTGGGCGGGAATCGCAGCCGGGCCGCGGAAGTGCTCGGAATCTCGCGACGGTACTTGCATTATCGGCTCAAGGAATGGGGAGAGACGAAGGATGAAGGATGA
- the lgt gene encoding prolipoprotein diacylglyceryl transferase: MHPVLIDFGPFALHSYGLAMAVAFAVGIWVATIRAKAKGFGPYFAIDISILILIFSMIGARATYVLTHLDEYREYPFDAISPIQHTGKIGIEGLVLLGGVAAAFLTVYIYSRRKGHHFLSVTDLLIPPTALGIAVGRIGCFFNGCCFGLPTHQPWCVHFPKGSLAAYIFPHECIHPTQIYETGYALVIFAGLMLYDRRPRPTGVVTGLFLLLYGIGRYFNEQLRWYEHEMVLIQTSGFRLTFSQVISIAMILLGILLLLTVRRRTSPKEEPAP; this comes from the coding sequence TTGCATCCTGTTCTGATTGACTTTGGCCCGTTTGCCCTGCACAGCTACGGGTTGGCTATGGCCGTCGCGTTCGCGGTCGGGATCTGGGTCGCCACAATCCGTGCCAAGGCCAAGGGTTTCGGTCCCTATTTCGCGATAGACATCTCCATTCTGATTCTCATCTTCTCGATGATCGGCGCGCGGGCGACCTATGTCCTCACACACCTCGACGAATACCGAGAGTACCCGTTCGATGCGATCTCGCCTATCCAGCACACCGGCAAGATCGGCATCGAAGGCCTCGTGCTTCTCGGCGGCGTGGCGGCGGCTTTTCTGACCGTATATATCTACTCCCGTCGCAAGGGACATCACTTTCTGTCAGTTACGGACTTGTTGATTCCCCCCACGGCCCTGGGAATCGCCGTCGGCCGGATCGGCTGCTTCTTCAACGGTTGCTGCTTCGGCCTTCCCACCCATCAACCGTGGTGCGTGCACTTCCCGAAAGGCAGCCTGGCGGCCTACATCTTCCCCCACGAGTGCATTCATCCCACGCAGATCTACGAAACCGGCTACGCGCTTGTGATCTTCGCCGGATTGATGCTCTACGACCGTAGGCCTCGCCCCACGGGAGTCGTCACCGGATTGTTCCTGCTCCTCTACGGCATCGGCCGCTACTTCAACGAACAGCTTCGCTGGTATGAGCACGAAATGGTGCTGATCCAAACCAGCGGCTTTCGTCTGACGTTCTCGCAGGTAATATCTATTGCGATGATTCTATTGGGAATTCTGCTCCTGCTCACGGTCCGCCGCCGCACATCTCCTAAAGAGGAGCCCGCCCCGTGA
- a CDS encoding glutaminyl-peptide cyclotransferase produces MSRVVIRTGLCLFLIMSGLAPSMAQTLEDFAREAGIPILSVRILAEVPHDTACWTQGLAYENGILYESVGEYGKSKILKLDAKTGELLQYATLDDRYFGEGLAIFGEELIVLTWLENTAFVFDGNSLSPLRTMNYSTEGWGLATADETLVMSDGSNRLVFRSPEDFSEAGAVTVTFGKRYLHNLNELEYANDHLYANILGTDHIARIHPGNGEVTGLVDGRELRNRVGGDRVAKPMNGIAYDPESGDFFLTGKKWPTIFRARITEQP; encoded by the coding sequence GTGAGCCGCGTCGTTATCAGAACTGGACTCTGCTTGTTCCTGATTATGTCGGGTCTTGCTCCCTCAATGGCACAAACGTTGGAAGACTTCGCTCGCGAAGCCGGGATTCCCATTCTCAGCGTGAGGATTCTCGCGGAGGTTCCCCACGATACCGCCTGCTGGACACAGGGACTCGCCTACGAAAATGGAATTCTCTACGAGAGCGTCGGCGAATACGGGAAGTCGAAAATCCTGAAACTGGACGCAAAGACCGGCGAACTTCTTCAGTACGCGACTCTCGATGATCGCTATTTCGGAGAAGGTCTGGCCATTTTCGGTGAAGAGCTGATCGTGCTCACCTGGCTGGAAAACACCGCGTTCGTATTCGACGGAAATTCTTTATCGCCGCTCCGCACGATGAATTATTCGACCGAGGGCTGGGGACTGGCGACGGCCGATGAAACGCTCGTGATGAGCGACGGATCGAACCGGCTCGTCTTCCGTAGTCCCGAGGATTTCTCGGAAGCAGGAGCGGTCACCGTCACCTTCGGAAAACGCTATCTGCACAATCTGAACGAACTCGAATACGCGAACGACCATCTCTATGCCAACATTCTCGGCACCGACCATATCGCCCGGATTCATCCCGGCAACGGAGAAGTCACGGGTCTCGTGGACGGCCGCGAATTGCGCAATCGTGTCGGCGGCGACCGCGTGGCCAAACCCATGAACGGCATCGCCTACGACCCGGAATCCGGAGACTTCTTCCTCACCGGAAAAAAGTGGCCGACCATCTTCCGCGCGCGCATCACCGAACAACCCTGA